A genomic stretch from Desulfobacterales bacterium includes:
- a CDS encoding biotin/lipoyl-containing protein, with amino-acid sequence MTKYTLNINEQTFDVEIVSILGGKARVTVNQMPYEVLISGDSVQQPVAAAPVAPAMPLLATPRAPAAARPAPAAVGGSGVITAPIPGKILGISVNLGDSVTAGQTVAIMEAMKMENNLTSPIAGKVKEIRVNKDADVSTGDVIMVIG; translated from the coding sequence ATGACCAAATATACCTTAAATATTAACGAACAGACCTTCGATGTGGAAATCGTTTCCATCCTCGGCGGCAAAGCCCGGGTAACCGTCAATCAGATGCCCTACGAGGTCCTGATCAGTGGCGACAGTGTGCAGCAACCCGTTGCCGCGGCACCGGTAGCGCCGGCCATGCCCCTGTTGGCCACACCCCGGGCACCGGCGGCCGCCAGACCCGCGCCGGCAGCCGTTGGCGGCAGCGGCGTCATCACCGCACCGATTCCGGGGAAAATCCTCGGCATTTCGGTAAATCTTGGGGATAGCGTCACCGCCGGCCAAACAGTGGCCATCATGGAAGCCATGAAAATGGAAAACAACCTGACCAGCCCCATTGCCGGCAAGGTTAAAGAGATTCGGGTAAACAAGGATGCGGATGTCTCTACCGGAGATGTCATTATGGTTATCGGCTGA